One window of the Granulicella arctica genome contains the following:
- a CDS encoding PIG-L family deacetylase, with product MANFRFRWAPSPCIFAVVLLLAPLGSAAQTLNDPANLAGERVAAPSLADTLPINHGAPALQQLLLKLRTRASMMLIVAHPDDEDGGLLTYESRGQGARVAMLTLTRGEGGQNLMSADFDDALGLIRTQELLAADRYFGVDQMFGTEVDFGFSKTKEETLAKWTHDRVLYDAVRAVRLYRPLVLASVFVGGPTDGHGHHQVSGEICQEVFNAAADPKVFPEMIAEGLLPWAPLKVYARVPFSRVTPDGMFDYATGKTIPTRFHNYVTGVDTTAEPVATVEVHEGEKSTALGMDGDSYVQFARKGLALQKTQIGNGVRLAPAGAFDAGYTLMGSRVGKGGGHAVNEQSLFDGVDTTLPGIATLAPSAPASLREELTKIDTQLAEAQKTFAAEHPEATIPALRRALKAIDTIVLAYSKASGIPEGQRHNLLHELRIKRVQVNDALLLAHGVSMTATLEQASSPLLTTSTSARIAMKLSNRGDQGLVVLSENSPATHEPPLSSHPELLLQREIKALSGFPATRPYFSRPNIEQPFYDLSDWKLRNAPATPPPLIVSQYFEDEGTRLEMKAVVASPGSSAPVQAALAVPPASVSVSPTIGIIPRGEKTFEVKALMDSTPFSASANKVTLFLQNGAKGRGEAIETKELPSTRTALPLAASFTIDAARLTKQRSTFIAVVTQDHHDYAEGYRSVGYRGLTLTNDYTAAAYRATAVDVKTAPGLKIAYLPGTGDMVSMYLPYLGITPAILSAKDVTPEKLKQYDAIVLGVRAYAAQSYLEGAGSKPLLEYAREGGVVIVQYMTAHYGDAEAPFPITVPGDSAHNVVEEAQPVTLLHPDNPLLAWPNHITSADFDHWVAERGHGFAASWDSHYLPLTETHDPEQAPQEGGLLYARTGKGAYIYVAYALYRQLPEGVPGAYRLFANMLSLGKNPAASGR from the coding sequence ATGGCAAATTTCCGTTTTCGCTGGGCTCCGTCGCCGTGCATCTTCGCTGTGGTTCTCCTGCTTGCACCCCTTGGTAGCGCCGCACAGACGCTGAACGATCCGGCCAATCTTGCAGGAGAACGCGTCGCGGCTCCGTCGCTTGCGGATACGCTGCCGATCAATCATGGTGCGCCCGCGCTGCAGCAACTGCTGTTGAAACTTCGGACCCGCGCCAGCATGATGCTGATCGTTGCCCACCCCGACGATGAGGATGGCGGTCTGCTTACGTACGAATCCCGTGGCCAGGGTGCGCGAGTGGCGATGCTGACGCTGACGCGCGGCGAGGGCGGACAGAACCTGATGTCGGCGGACTTCGATGACGCGCTCGGGCTGATTCGGACGCAGGAGTTGCTGGCTGCCGATCGCTACTTTGGCGTTGACCAGATGTTCGGGACTGAGGTCGATTTTGGTTTTTCGAAGACGAAGGAAGAGACGCTGGCCAAGTGGACGCACGATCGTGTGCTCTACGACGCGGTGCGGGCCGTCCGGCTCTACCGACCGCTTGTGCTTGCCAGCGTGTTTGTCGGCGGCCCTACGGATGGTCACGGCCATCACCAGGTATCCGGGGAGATCTGCCAGGAGGTTTTTAATGCTGCTGCCGATCCGAAGGTCTTTCCCGAGATGATCGCCGAGGGGCTGCTACCGTGGGCTCCACTGAAGGTGTATGCCCGGGTTCCCTTCTCCCGCGTCACGCCTGACGGCATGTTCGACTATGCGACCGGTAAGACGATCCCGACTCGCTTCCACAACTACGTCACTGGCGTGGACACGACTGCGGAGCCGGTTGCGACCGTCGAGGTTCACGAGGGAGAGAAGTCGACTGCTCTCGGCATGGATGGAGACAGCTATGTGCAGTTTGCCCGGAAGGGACTCGCCCTGCAGAAGACGCAGATCGGGAACGGTGTGCGCCTTGCTCCTGCGGGAGCGTTTGACGCTGGTTATACGTTGATGGGCAGCCGCGTCGGCAAGGGCGGAGGCCATGCTGTCAACGAGCAATCGCTGTTTGACGGCGTTGATACGACACTGCCGGGTATTGCGACTCTGGCACCGAGTGCTCCTGCTTCGCTTCGCGAGGAGCTTACTAAAATTGATACGCAATTGGCTGAGGCACAGAAGACCTTCGCCGCAGAGCATCCGGAGGCTACGATTCCGGCACTGCGGCGGGCGCTGAAGGCGATTGACACGATCGTGCTGGCTTACTCCAAGGCTTCTGGCATACCTGAAGGGCAGCGGCACAATCTTCTTCATGAGCTGCGGATCAAGCGAGTGCAGGTGAACGACGCTCTGCTGCTGGCGCATGGCGTTTCGATGACGGCGACGTTGGAGCAGGCGAGTAGTCCCTTGCTGACCACGTCGACTTCGGCTCGAATCGCGATGAAGCTCTCGAACCGAGGCGACCAAGGGCTTGTTGTGTTGTCCGAGAACAGTCCTGCGACACATGAGCCTCCACTCTCCTCTCACCCCGAACTGCTTTTGCAGCGGGAGATTAAGGCGTTGTCAGGATTTCCGGCTACGCGGCCCTATTTCTCACGCCCGAATATCGAGCAGCCCTTCTATGATCTGTCCGATTGGAAGCTTCGCAATGCGCCTGCGACACCTCCGCCGCTTATTGTTTCGCAATATTTTGAAGATGAGGGCACGCGCCTCGAGATGAAGGCGGTTGTCGCTAGCCCAGGTTCGTCAGCGCCGGTCCAGGCGGCGTTAGCCGTGCCTCCGGCTTCCGTCTCTGTGTCGCCGACGATCGGCATCATTCCCCGCGGCGAGAAGACGTTTGAGGTGAAAGCGCTGATGGACAGTACGCCGTTTTCAGCTTCTGCGAACAAGGTCACGTTATTTCTGCAGAACGGGGCGAAGGGTCGCGGGGAGGCTATCGAAACCAAGGAGCTGCCATCGACGCGGACTGCCCTGCCACTGGCGGCCTCATTCACGATTGATGCGGCCAGGCTCACGAAGCAGCGCTCCACCTTCATCGCCGTGGTGACGCAGGACCATCACGACTATGCCGAAGGGTACCGGTCCGTAGGCTATCGGGGCCTTACGTTGACCAATGACTACACGGCAGCCGCCTATCGTGCGACTGCTGTCGATGTGAAGACTGCACCGGGCTTGAAGATTGCTTATCTGCCGGGCACGGGAGACATGGTCTCGATGTATCTACCGTACCTGGGCATCACTCCTGCGATCCTTAGCGCGAAAGATGTTACTCCTGAGAAGCTGAAGCAGTACGACGCCATCGTGCTGGGAGTAAGGGCTTATGCTGCGCAATCCTATCTCGAAGGTGCAGGCTCAAAGCCTCTGCTGGAGTATGCGCGTGAGGGCGGCGTGGTGATCGTTCAATACATGACGGCACACTATGGAGATGCCGAGGCTCCATTCCCGATCACTGTGCCGGGCGACTCGGCCCACAACGTTGTGGAAGAGGCACAGCCGGTTACCTTGCTTCACCCGGATAATCCCCTGCTTGCGTGGCCGAACCACATCACCTCTGCGGACTTCGACCATTGGGTGGCTGAGCGCGGCCATGGGTTTGCCGCCAGCTGGGACTCGCACTACCTTCCTTTGACGGAGACGCACGACCCCGAACAGGCGCCGCAGGAAGGGGGCCTGTTGTACGCGCGGACCGGTAAGGGCGCGTACATCTACGTTGCGTATGCGCTTTACCGTCAGCTTCCTGAAGGTGTTCCCGGGGCCTATCGCCTCTTTGCCAACATGCTTAGCCTCGGCAAGAATCCGGCGGCCTCAGGCAGGTGA
- a CDS encoding APC family permease yields MPFQLISHISRYTQPIASVDSNSPTLSRTLTLRGAVALNMLDMIGVGPFITLPLILAAMGGPQAMLGWIFGALLALCDGLVWAELGAAMPHAGGSYEFLRRIYPGGTGKFLAFLFIFQLTFSAPLSVASGCIGLSQYATYLFPSLAAHTVTHSLQLAGYSAAISVGPATLVAIVTVLLAVFLLYRKLAGIQRLSLLMSGIVLLTIAWILVAGLTHAHWHQAFTFPAGAFTLSPAFFTGLGSAMLIATYDYWGYYNVTFLGGEVKDPARTIPRAILISIVCVAGIYLLMNVTILAVLPWQPLLGVQNLDARRAIISLFMETAYGPHLGPALGKLAAVLVMLTAFASVFSLLLGYSRIPYAAARDGNYFRPFGRLHPTKHFPHVSLLTLGAAAIVFCFFSLKDVIAALVVLRILLQFLMQHVGVLYLRRSQPDLKRPFRLWLYPLPPLAALAGFLFILISRPNFERELLFAAFLMLVGTLIYFLRSRLRRSDLSHPRHSL; encoded by the coding sequence TTGCCATTTCAGTTAATCTCTCACATCAGCCGCTACACTCAACCCATCGCCTCTGTGGACTCCAACTCGCCGACTCTCTCGCGCACCCTGACCCTCCGTGGCGCCGTAGCCCTCAACATGCTCGACATGATCGGCGTCGGCCCCTTCATCACCCTGCCGCTCATCCTCGCAGCCATGGGCGGCCCCCAGGCCATGCTGGGCTGGATCTTCGGAGCGCTGCTGGCGCTCTGCGACGGTCTCGTCTGGGCAGAACTCGGAGCCGCCATGCCCCACGCCGGTGGCTCCTACGAGTTCCTCCGGCGAATCTACCCCGGCGGCACCGGAAAATTTCTCGCCTTCCTCTTCATCTTCCAACTCACCTTCAGCGCACCCCTCTCCGTAGCCTCCGGCTGCATCGGCCTGAGCCAATACGCGACCTACCTCTTCCCGTCGCTCGCGGCTCACACCGTCACCCACAGCCTGCAGCTTGCGGGATACAGCGCCGCGATCTCCGTCGGCCCAGCCACACTCGTGGCCATCGTGACCGTGCTGCTGGCGGTCTTTCTCCTCTACCGAAAGCTGGCAGGCATCCAGCGCCTCTCCCTCCTGATGAGCGGGATCGTCCTCCTGACCATTGCATGGATTCTCGTCGCAGGTCTGACCCACGCCCACTGGCATCAGGCATTTACCTTTCCAGCCGGAGCGTTCACACTCAGCCCAGCCTTCTTCACCGGTCTCGGCTCGGCCATGCTCATCGCCACCTACGACTACTGGGGCTACTACAACGTCACATTCCTGGGCGGAGAGGTAAAAGACCCGGCCCGCACCATCCCCCGCGCCATCCTGATCTCGATCGTCTGCGTCGCCGGTATCTACCTGCTGATGAACGTGACGATCCTCGCCGTCCTGCCCTGGCAGCCGCTGCTCGGCGTACAGAATCTCGACGCTCGCCGAGCCATCATCTCCCTCTTCATGGAGACAGCCTACGGACCGCACCTCGGCCCCGCACTCGGAAAACTGGCAGCCGTGCTGGTGATGCTGACCGCCTTCGCAAGCGTCTTCTCCCTGCTGCTTGGCTACTCCCGAATCCCCTATGCGGCGGCCCGCGATGGCAACTACTTCCGCCCGTTTGGCCGGCTTCATCCCACCAAGCATTTCCCGCATGTCTCCCTGCTCACCCTGGGCGCTGCAGCCATCGTCTTCTGCTTTTTCTCGCTCAAAGACGTCATCGCCGCGCTGGTCGTTCTCCGCATCCTGCTTCAATTCTTGATGCAGCACGTCGGCGTGCTCTATCTCCGCCGCAGTCAGCCCGATCTAAAGCGGCCGTTTCGGCTCTGGCTCTACCCGCTGCCACCATTGGCCGCCCTCGCAGGATTCCTGTTTATCCTCATCTCACGCCCTAACTTCGAGCGCGAACTCCTCTTTGCGGCGTTTTTGATGCTGGTAGGAACTTTGATCTATTTCCTTCGCAGCAGGCTACGCCGATCCGATTTGTCCCATCCACGGCATTCTCTGTAA
- the msrP gene encoding protein-methionine-sulfoxide reductase catalytic subunit MsrP, protein MLIRKSEAIRSSEITPETAFYDRRRFMTGAAALGAGAIATGVFNPAHAFAQDKLTTVDSKYTVTEQQTPMIKATHYNNFYEYGTDKTDPAKNAHTLHTRPWTVQVTGMVKKPQTINIDDLINYRPLESRVYRHRCVEAWSMVIPWDGYSLSEFINFVEPLPSAKYVQFFSLVDKKQMPELPGGYDWPYSEGLRMDEAMNPLCLLTFGCYGEVLPNQNGAPIRVVTPWKYGFKNGKSIVRFHFTDKQPKTTWSQINSSEYGFYSNVNPSVDHPRWSQAHERRIDASPFPHSVATMPFNGYADQVASLYTGMDLRRNF, encoded by the coding sequence ATGCTCATTCGCAAATCCGAAGCTATCCGTTCGTCCGAGATCACACCGGAGACCGCCTTCTACGATCGCCGCAGGTTCATGACAGGCGCGGCGGCCCTTGGCGCAGGAGCCATCGCAACCGGTGTCTTCAACCCGGCCCACGCCTTCGCGCAGGATAAGCTGACCACCGTCGACAGCAAGTACACCGTGACCGAGCAGCAGACTCCCATGATCAAGGCCACCCACTACAACAACTTCTACGAATATGGGACGGACAAGACCGACCCGGCGAAGAACGCCCACACCCTCCACACCCGCCCCTGGACCGTCCAGGTAACAGGCATGGTGAAAAAGCCCCAGACCATCAACATCGACGACCTGATCAACTACCGTCCCCTTGAGTCGCGCGTCTACCGGCATCGTTGCGTCGAGGCGTGGTCGATGGTCATCCCGTGGGACGGCTACTCCCTGTCCGAGTTCATCAACTTCGTTGAGCCGCTGCCAAGCGCAAAGTATGTCCAGTTCTTCTCGCTGGTCGACAAGAAGCAGATGCCCGAGCTTCCCGGTGGCTACGACTGGCCCTACTCCGAAGGTCTGCGCATGGATGAGGCCATGAATCCGCTCTGCCTCCTGACCTTCGGCTGCTACGGCGAGGTGCTGCCCAACCAGAACGGTGCGCCGATCCGCGTAGTCACGCCATGGAAGTACGGCTTCAAGAACGGCAAGTCCATCGTGCGCTTCCACTTCACCGACAAGCAGCCCAAGACGACGTGGAGTCAGATCAACTCCAGCGAGTACGGCTTCTACTCCAACGTCAACCCGTCGGTAGACCACCCTCGCTGGTCGCAGGCCCACGAGCGCCGCATCGACGCCAGCCCGTTCCCGCACTCCGTAGCCACCATGCCCTTCAACGGCTATGCGGATCAGGTGGCAAGCCTCTACACCGGCATGGACCTCCGCAGGAACTTCTAA
- a CDS encoding protein-methionine-sulfoxide reductase heme-binding subunit MsrQ, protein MPTRLIPYVKVLVHLLCLTPLALLLLRFKHDDLGADPVQTITHFTGNWALYLLLISLAVTPVRRLHTKLSNLIRFRRMLGLYAFFYATLHLATYVFLFSGYDLPTALAGLKAGHPGELVTQFKLVWPTMWDDILKRRFVQIGFAAWVILLALAITSPQFMLRAMGGKNWQRLHRLVYIAAIFAVIHFWWLVKAGVREPWKDTLALALLFLARLVYIAIKRRSKAQATKVGTTTQPA, encoded by the coding sequence ATGCCCACTCGCCTCATCCCCTACGTCAAGGTCCTCGTCCACCTGCTCTGCCTGACGCCGCTGGCGCTCCTCCTGCTGCGCTTCAAGCATGACGACCTCGGCGCCGACCCGGTCCAGACGATCACCCATTTCACAGGCAACTGGGCGCTCTACCTCCTGCTGATCTCGCTCGCTGTAACGCCCGTCCGCAGGCTGCACACGAAGCTCTCGAACCTGATCCGCTTTCGCCGCATGCTTGGCCTGTATGCGTTCTTCTACGCAACGCTGCACCTCGCTACCTACGTCTTCCTCTTCTCGGGATACGATCTCCCCACAGCGCTCGCCGGACTCAAGGCCGGCCATCCCGGCGAACTGGTCACCCAGTTCAAGCTCGTCTGGCCGACCATGTGGGACGACATCCTCAAGCGACGCTTCGTCCAGATCGGCTTCGCAGCGTGGGTCATCCTGCTCGCCCTCGCCATAACCTCCCCACAGTTCATGCTCCGCGCCATGGGCGGCAAAAACTGGCAGCGCCTCCACCGGCTCGTCTACATCGCTGCGATCTTTGCCGTCATCCACTTCTGGTGGCTCGTCAAGGCAGGCGTTCGCGAGCCATGGAAAGACACGCTCGCACTCGCACTGCTGTTCCTGGCGAGGCTCGTCTACATCGCCATCAAACGACGTTCCAAAGCTCAAGCTACGAAGGTTGGAACGACAACGCAGCCTGCATAG
- a CDS encoding DUF1800 domain-containing protein, translated as MRTLALVFAVTLALPLSAQTVPTHAKSKLKLPVPAKNAPLVPLTDRERTVQMLNRFSFGARPGELERVQAMGVDNWFEQQLSPGAITDPASDKRLNDFPTLRMSAEQILTTFPDRGYIEQVVQGKRPMPTDPLLAAMYEVQVYKYNQQQVAKKQQATAPVPEPSDAEKAKQKADGQAIAARIAGELFALPKAQRMVALTKMPVDDRIAFTTYVGGDQKNLLLAEFTPREREIFLGMAANVNAAGQAAQELAQAKFVRAILSERQLLEVMTDFWFNHFNVFIGKDSDQWYTTSYERDVIRKNALGKFRDLLLATATSPAMMVYLDNYQSIGPNSLANGVDPAKPNARKGNKGLNENYGREVMELHTVGVAGGYTQADVTALASILTGWGVDRANQGGPFLFDPKRHEPGAKVWYGTTIPDTAPQDGMKQGIAALSALAARPQTAHFISNLIAQRFVADEPPPALVDRMTATFLSSDGDIKAVLRTLVQSPEFNSKKYFRNKVKTPMEFLASAFRTTATEPSNPQALVNTIKSMGMPLYYALPPTGYYITADQWMNTGALVDRLNFAYQLTNNKFYNQKFDSAHVLALGLMSQPAVAGDATPRFTKALATAPAAPEGGSDVALRVLEATLVGGEVSAQTNQLIHKQLAEQAPNANPSDTLNLLTALVMGSPEFQLR; from the coding sequence ATGCGTACGCTTGCTCTCGTCTTCGCTGTCACGCTGGCCCTCCCCCTCTCCGCGCAGACTGTTCCGACCCATGCGAAGAGCAAGCTGAAGCTGCCTGTCCCGGCAAAAAACGCTCCGTTAGTGCCCCTCACCGACCGAGAGCGCACCGTACAGATGCTCAACCGCTTCAGCTTCGGCGCACGACCGGGCGAACTCGAGCGTGTCCAGGCGATGGGCGTTGATAACTGGTTCGAGCAACAACTTAGTCCCGGAGCCATCACCGATCCCGCCTCCGACAAACGGCTCAACGACTTTCCCACCCTCCGCATGTCCGCCGAGCAGATCCTGACCACCTTCCCCGACCGCGGCTACATCGAGCAGGTCGTCCAGGGCAAGCGGCCTATGCCCACCGACCCCCTCCTCGCGGCCATGTACGAGGTACAGGTCTACAAATACAACCAGCAGCAGGTCGCCAAAAAGCAACAGGCCACAGCCCCGGTTCCCGAGCCATCGGACGCCGAAAAAGCGAAGCAGAAGGCTGACGGCCAGGCAATCGCCGCGCGCATCGCCGGCGAACTGTTCGCCCTCCCGAAGGCGCAGCGGATGGTCGCGCTGACGAAGATGCCGGTCGACGACCGCATCGCCTTCACCACCTACGTCGGCGGCGACCAGAAGAACCTCCTCCTCGCCGAATTCACGCCTCGCGAACGCGAGATCTTCCTGGGCATGGCTGCCAACGTCAACGCCGCAGGGCAAGCCGCGCAGGAGCTCGCCCAGGCCAAATTCGTTCGTGCCATCCTGAGCGAGCGACAGCTGCTCGAGGTCATGACCGACTTCTGGTTCAACCACTTCAACGTCTTCATCGGCAAGGATTCGGACCAGTGGTACACCACGTCCTACGAGCGGGACGTCATCCGCAAGAACGCCCTCGGCAAGTTCCGCGACCTTCTGCTGGCGACGGCGACCAGTCCCGCGATGATGGTCTACCTCGACAACTACCAGTCCATCGGCCCAAACTCCCTCGCCAACGGAGTTGACCCGGCAAAGCCCAACGCCAGGAAGGGAAACAAGGGCCTCAACGAGAACTACGGCCGCGAGGTCATGGAGCTCCACACCGTGGGCGTGGCAGGCGGCTACACCCAGGCCGACGTCACCGCTCTCGCGTCGATCCTTACCGGCTGGGGAGTAGACCGCGCCAACCAGGGCGGTCCGTTCCTCTTCGATCCAAAGCGGCATGAGCCCGGCGCGAAGGTCTGGTACGGCACCACCATCCCCGACACCGCTCCGCAGGATGGCATGAAGCAGGGAATCGCCGCGCTGAGTGCGCTCGCCGCCAGGCCGCAGACCGCCCACTTCATCAGCAATCTCATCGCCCAGCGTTTTGTGGCGGACGAACCCCCGCCAGCCCTCGTCGACCGCATGACGGCGACCTTCCTCTCCTCCGACGGCGACATCAAGGCGGTGCTGCGAACGCTCGTGCAGTCGCCCGAGTTCAACTCGAAGAAGTACTTCCGCAACAAGGTAAAGACCCCCATGGAGTTCCTCGCCTCGGCCTTCCGCACCACGGCCACCGAGCCCAGCAACCCGCAGGCGCTCGTCAACACCATCAAGAGCATGGGCATGCCGCTCTACTACGCCCTGCCGCCGACCGGCTACTACATCACGGCGGATCAGTGGATGAACACCGGCGCGCTCGTCGACCGCCTGAACTTCGCCTACCAGCTCACGAACAACAAGTTCTACAACCAGAAGTTCGACTCGGCGCATGTCCTGGCGCTCGGCCTGATGTCCCAGCCCGCCGTCGCTGGGGATGCAACGCCACGGTTCACCAAGGCCCTCGCCACGGCTCCCGCTGCCCCCGAGGGCGGATCGGACGTAGCACTGCGGGTTCTGGAGGCGACCCTGGTTGGTGGCGAGGTCTCCGCGCAGACCAACCAGCTCATTCACAAGCAGCTCGCCGAACAGGCCCCGAACGCCAACCCAAGCGACACGCTGAACCTGCTCACCGCGCTCGTGATGGGTTCGCCCGAGTTCCAGCTGCGATAA
- a CDS encoding ribonuclease HII yields MKAAQRTVKTVTAATAKQRMLKQLICSDAPEQALRYRGFRQIAGVDEVGRGALLGPVVAAAVILPECMDALAEAGLKDSKQLPREDRERLDLHVRDMALAVAVAEVDAETIDRINIYQATRLAMRLAVEALTLVPDHLLIDAMRLDHRCAQTKLFYGDALSLSIAAASVVAKVHRDALMRELDSVHPMYGLASHKGYATPVHRRALKEFGPCVLHRRSFAPCGGTIELTFVEMGD; encoded by the coding sequence ATGAAGGCTGCACAACGAACGGTCAAGACGGTAACCGCTGCCACGGCGAAGCAGCGCATGCTAAAGCAGCTCATCTGCAGCGACGCTCCCGAGCAGGCATTGCGGTATCGCGGCTTTCGACAGATCGCTGGCGTCGACGAGGTCGGTCGCGGCGCGCTCCTCGGTCCCGTCGTCGCAGCTGCCGTCATTCTTCCAGAGTGCATGGACGCGCTGGCTGAGGCTGGCCTGAAAGATTCCAAACAGCTCCCGCGCGAGGATCGCGAGCGTCTCGATCTCCACGTTCGCGACATGGCCCTTGCCGTAGCCGTGGCCGAGGTCGATGCCGAGACCATCGACCGCATCAACATCTATCAGGCCACCCGGCTTGCAATGCGCCTCGCCGTCGAGGCGTTGACGCTGGTTCCGGATCATCTACTGATCGACGCCATGCGACTCGATCATCGGTGCGCCCAGACAAAGCTCTTCTACGGTGACGCGCTCAGCCTCTCCATCGCCGCCGCCTCGGTCGTCGCCAAGGTGCATCGTGATGCCCTCATGCGGGAGCTTGACAGCGTTCATCCGATGTACGGCCTGGCCTCGCACAAGGGCTATGCAACGCCCGTGCATCGCCGCGCGTTGAAGGAGTTTGGACCATGCGTGCTGCATCGCCGCAGCTTCGCGCCGTGTGGTGGCACAATCGAGCTTACATTCGTGGAGATGGGTGACTGA
- a CDS encoding PIG-L deacetylase family protein, which produces MSLKMMCVVAHPDDECFAFGGALALAAERGIETYVICLTDGQAATNRGEAVSGEELGKMRRDEFAASCKVLGVRHHELLDYQDARLEFADFSRAAGRLVERMRRFQPDVVLTFGGDGALNTHADHMMVSSLTTAAFHWAGREKRYPDLAKVFQPTRLFYLSTNFFLPDRQAPLPIPWSVKLDIESVRSKKTDAFRVHTSQAPLMERTKSLFDTYGGEEYYALVATAESQPARLSVDLFEGL; this is translated from the coding sequence ATGAGCTTGAAGATGATGTGTGTCGTAGCGCACCCGGACGATGAGTGTTTTGCCTTCGGTGGTGCGCTGGCGCTGGCAGCGGAGCGTGGTATCGAAACCTACGTCATCTGCCTTACCGACGGACAGGCCGCCACGAACCGAGGTGAGGCTGTATCGGGTGAAGAGCTCGGCAAGATGCGGCGCGACGAGTTTGCTGCCTCCTGCAAGGTGCTCGGCGTCAGGCATCACGAGCTTCTCGACTACCAGGACGCCCGCCTTGAGTTCGCCGACTTCTCTCGTGCGGCCGGACGTCTCGTAGAGCGGATGCGGCGCTTTCAGCCGGATGTCGTGCTGACCTTCGGCGGCGATGGCGCGCTCAACACCCACGCCGATCACATGATGGTCTCAAGCCTCACCACCGCGGCCTTCCACTGGGCCGGACGTGAGAAGCGTTACCCCGATCTTGCAAAAGTATTCCAGCCGACGCGCCTCTTCTATCTCAGCACGAACTTCTTCCTGCCCGATCGTCAGGCACCGCTGCCGATTCCGTGGTCGGTCAAGCTCGATATCGAAAGTGTCCGTTCGAAAAAAACGGACGCCTTTCGTGTGCACACATCGCAGGCGCCGCTCATGGAACGCACGAAGTCCCTCTTCGATACCTATGGCGGTGAGGAGTACTACGCTCTCGTAGCCACCGCAGAGTCGCAGCCCGCCCGCCTGTCGGTCGATCTATTCGAAGGGTTGTAG
- a CDS encoding HAD family hydrolase has protein sequence MTTGTEKTAGLKALVAGEFDALIFDCDGTLVETAGAHLGALRVGLKHYGLTMTDEFYYPRAGLTPKALFDDFEREVVGNPIPRKEVLDHYSVSFQDGLHLLQEVSVVAEIARAWKGKVPLAVGSNGRKANVESTLGATGLLPLFDFIVVASDVAAGKPAPDIFLEAARRMAVSPNRCIVFEDSDEGLEAAKSAGMEGIDIRLAYRPAWRKD, from the coding sequence ATGACGACAGGTACGGAGAAGACTGCTGGCTTGAAAGCTTTAGTTGCGGGCGAGTTCGACGCCTTGATCTTTGACTGTGACGGTACCCTGGTCGAAACCGCCGGAGCCCACCTCGGCGCTCTGCGGGTCGGGCTTAAACACTACGGCCTCACCATGACCGACGAGTTCTACTATCCACGAGCCGGTCTCACTCCGAAGGCCCTCTTCGACGACTTCGAGCGCGAGGTAGTCGGCAATCCCATCCCGCGCAAGGAGGTCCTCGACCACTACAGCGTCTCCTTTCAGGACGGCCTGCATCTCCTTCAGGAGGTCTCCGTCGTGGCCGAGATCGCCCGAGCCTGGAAGGGCAAGGTCCCCCTGGCAGTCGGCTCCAATGGTCGCAAGGCCAACGTAGAGTCGACCCTCGGCGCAACCGGCCTCCTGCCCCTCTTCGACTTCATCGTGGTCGCCTCCGACGTAGCAGCAGGGAAGCCCGCCCCCGATATCTTCCTCGAAGCCGCTCGCAGAATGGCCGTCTCCCCAAATCGCTGCATCGTCTTCGAAGACTCCGACGAAGGCCTCGAAGCCGCCAAATCCGCCGGCATGGAAGGCATAGATATCCGTCTCGCCTACCGCCCCGCCTGGCGCAAGGACTAG
- a CDS encoding TlpA family protein disulfide reductase, which yields MRRVWTAVVLGSVLMTGCERGSHPGNIGKPAPQFTMSDGVTAVDLSKLRGQVVVLNLWASWCVPCVEELPSLLAMQQQLPNVKVVAVSMDQDDDVYRRFLVKNNVHVTTVRDPDAKVNAIYGTQQIPETYIIDRQGILRRKFVNAQNWTSPEIIGYLSRL from the coding sequence GTGCGCAGAGTGTGGACAGCAGTAGTTCTGGGAAGTGTACTGATGACGGGATGTGAACGGGGGAGTCATCCGGGAAACATCGGTAAGCCTGCCCCGCAGTTTACGATGTCCGATGGCGTTACGGCGGTTGACCTGAGCAAGCTTCGTGGCCAGGTGGTGGTGCTGAACCTTTGGGCTTCGTGGTGCGTTCCGTGTGTCGAGGAGCTTCCGAGCCTGCTGGCGATGCAGCAGCAGCTACCGAACGTGAAGGTCGTAGCGGTGAGCATGGATCAGGATGATGACGTGTATCGGCGATTTCTGGTGAAGAACAACGTGCATGTGACGACGGTTCGCGATCCGGATGCGAAGGTGAATGCAATCTACGGGACGCAGCAGATTCCTGAGACGTACATCATTGACCGGCAGGGGATTTTGCGGCGGAAGTTTGTGAATGCACAGAACTGGACCAGTCCGGAGATTATCGGGTATCTTTCGAGGCTTTGA